A genomic region of Bacillota bacterium contains the following coding sequences:
- a CDS encoding LysM peptidoglycan-binding domain-containing protein — MGYPYYHRRRYYPSDPWDDIYAAQACPSGYTTYTIRAGDTFYRLAQRYQVGLEELLAANPGLDPDDLRVGQQICVPERDTGPMPQCPAGWTLYTIRSGDTLYRIALDRGTTVRELLDANPGVDPNALRVGQRICVPGPMPGPEPRCPQGWTLYTIRSGDTLYRIAQERGTTVAALLRANPGIDPNALRVGQRICVPAAAPGPGPEPQCPQGWTLYTIRSGDTLYRIAQERGTTVAELLRVNPGIDPNALRVGQRICVPAAGPGPMPQCPAGWTLYTIRSGDTLYRIAQERGTTVRALLDANPGVDPNSLRVGQRICVPGPECPTGYVPRTIRAGDTLYSIARELGTTVDDILDANPGLDPDALQVGQQICVPRGR; from the coding sequence ATGGGCTATCCATACTACCATCGCCGGCGATACTATCCTTCAGATCCCTGGGATGACATCTACGCGGCACAGGCTTGCCCCAGCGGATATACCACCTATACCATCAGGGCTGGTGATACCTTTTATCGCCTAGCCCAAAGATATCAAGTTGGGCTGGAAGAGTTGCTGGCGGCAAACCCTGGTCTCGATCCAGATGATTTGCGCGTGGGGCAGCAGATTTGCGTTCCGGAAAGAGACACCGGTCCAATGCCCCAGTGTCCTGCGGGCTGGACGTTGTACACCATCCGCTCCGGCGACACCTTGTACCGCATTGCTCTGGATCGAGGGACTACCGTGCGGGAGTTACTGGATGCCAATCCCGGCGTTGATCCCAATGCCCTGAGAGTGGGCCAACGCATCTGTGTTCCTGGGCCCATGCCCGGCCCTGAGCCTCGATGCCCCCAGGGATGGACGCTCTACACCATTCGCTCCGGTGACACCTTGTATCGCATCGCCCAGGAAAGAGGAACCACCGTCGCGGCGCTGCTCCGGGCTAACCCCGGTATCGATCCCAACGCCCTTAGGGTAGGCCAGCGCATTTGTGTTCCAGCGGCCGCTCCTGGTCCTGGTCCTGAGCCTCAATGCCCCCAAGGTTGGACGCTCTACACCATTCGCTCCGGTGACACCTTGTATCGCATTGCTCAGGAAAGAGGAACTACCGTCGCGGAGCTGCTCCGGGTCAACCCTGGTATCGATCCCAATGCCCTGAGAGTAGGCCAGAGAATCTGTGTTCCGGCAGCAGGCCCCGGTCCAATGCCCCAGTGTCCTGCAGGCTGGACGCTGTACACCATCCGCTCCGGTGACACCCTGTATCGCATCGCCCAGGAACGGGGAACCACGGTAAGAGCGTTACTAGACGCCAATCCCGGCGTTGACCCCAATTCCCTGAGGGTGGGCCAACGGATCTGTGTTCCTGGCCCTGAGTGTCCCACTGGATATGTGCCCCGTACCATTCGGGCTGGAGACACCTTGTATTCCATTGCCCGGGAGCTGGGCACTACCGTAGATGATATCCTAGATGCCAACCCCGGTCTTGACCCCGACGCCCTGCAAGTCGGGCAGCAAATCTGTGTTCCCAGAGGTAGATAG
- a CDS encoding AIR synthase gives MQVGKLPTDQLSQLLTGRLGTPRPDVLLAPGIGEDSGIVDFGDEVCVVSTDPITGSVTNGGWLAVHVSCNDVAANGGEPVGIQLALLWPSGSDSSALRKVMDDAHRACDELGIAILGGHTEVLSSIQDPIIVCTALGRCPKDKYVTSTGQRVGDTVLLVKAVGLEGSAILALEHGDQLGNVPDDLIAAAKGYLGEISIVKEALAARDAGVTAMHDVTEGGLYGACLELVQASGKGIRLYQEQVPIRPATRAICRELGLDPLGLISSGALLVTTADPDSVVAAVQACGSEVSPIGEVMETPSLQLVQADGSVRGLSGFYEDELWRWLRTQRG, from the coding sequence GTGCAGGTTGGCAAATTACCTACGGATCAATTGTCCCAGCTTTTGACCGGTAGATTGGGAACCCCTCGCCCCGATGTGTTGCTTGCTCCCGGGATCGGGGAGGATAGTGGAATAGTGGACTTCGGCGATGAGGTATGTGTGGTCTCCACGGACCCAATTACCGGTTCCGTCACCAATGGTGGTTGGTTAGCTGTCCATGTTTCCTGTAATGATGTGGCTGCCAATGGCGGGGAGCCTGTGGGGATTCAGCTGGCTTTGCTGTGGCCCAGTGGTTCCGACTCCTCAGCCTTGCGTAAGGTGATGGACGATGCCCATCGGGCCTGTGATGAGTTGGGGATTGCCATCTTAGGAGGACATACGGAAGTTCTTTCCAGCATCCAGGATCCGATCATTGTCTGTACCGCTCTGGGTCGCTGCCCTAAGGACAAGTATGTTACTTCCACGGGGCAGAGGGTGGGGGATACCGTCCTGCTGGTCAAGGCTGTGGGGCTTGAGGGATCGGCGATTTTAGCACTGGAACATGGGGATCAACTGGGTAACGTGCCCGATGACTTGATAGCCGCCGCCAAGGGATACCTAGGGGAGATCAGTATAGTGAAGGAAGCCCTAGCCGCCCGTGATGCCGGGGTGACGGCGATGCACGATGTTACCGAGGGTGGGTTGTACGGAGCCTGTTTGGAGCTGGTTCAGGCCTCTGGCAAGGGAATTCGGCTTTACCAGGAACAGGTCCCCATCCGTCCTGCCACTCGAGCGATTTGTCGAGAGTTAGGCCTAGATCCCCTGGGATTGATCTCCTCGGGAGCGTTACTGGTTACCACCGCAGATCCCGACAGCGTGGTGGCAGCGGTTCAGGCCTGCGGCAGTGAAGTATCGCCGATAGGAGAAGTGATGGAAACACCCTCCTTACAATTGGTTCAGGCCGATGGAAGCGTCCGTGGGCTTTCGGGATTCTATGAAGATGAACTGTGGAGATGGCTTCGCACCCAAAGGGGTTAG
- a CDS encoding FxsA family protein, with the protein MFRWLLLAILILPFLELLLLIELGKSIGTGLTIGLILFTAVVGTYITRWQGLSILFRIQSELANGRVPGNELLDGCLILVGAVLLLTPGLITDTVGFCLLLPASRRPVSRWMKKRLQVYVLSGRWR; encoded by the coding sequence ATGTTTCGGTGGTTATTACTGGCAATACTGATACTGCCCTTTCTTGAATTACTCCTTTTGATCGAACTGGGGAAGAGCATCGGTACCGGATTGACCATCGGGTTGATCCTGTTCACCGCGGTGGTAGGAACGTACATAACTAGGTGGCAGGGGCTGTCGATCCTATTCCGGATTCAGTCGGAATTAGCCAATGGACGAGTGCCCGGCAACGAGCTGCTGGATGGGTGCTTGATCCTTGTCGGTGCCGTGTTGCTACTTACCCCAGGTTTGATCACGGATACGGTAGGTTTTTGTCTGCTTCTACCTGCCAGTCGAAGACCAGTTAGCCGTTGGATGAAAAAACGATTACAGGTCTATGTGTTGAGTGGTAGATGGAGATAA